The Procambarus clarkii isolate CNS0578487 chromosome 18, FALCON_Pclarkii_2.0, whole genome shotgun sequence genome segment AGTAAGAAAAGGATACTGAAGTCTCTGATCTATTGCATTCTTGCTGGATGTATCTTCCTCTGGATCAGCCACTGAAATATAGGCCTGAAGCCAGTCATACAAATTGATGAGGCGCCCACACTCCAAGTGAAGCTTGTAGACCACGCTGACGTCTGGTAAGGTTGTCACCACGCTTGACGGCTCCTCCAGCTGACAACAATCGCACTGAAACACACAATACAAATGaatgatatttataaatatctCAGATGTAACTG includes the following:
- the LOC123748088 gene encoding origin recognition complex subunit 3-like — encoded protein: MPRAALTTALSNPHHYLQCDCCQLEEPSSVVTTLPDVSVVYKLHLECGRLINLYDWLQAYISVADPEEDTSSKNAIDQRLQARFVQAVSEMQFLGFVKATSRKTDHVARLTWGGC